From the genome of Nicotiana sylvestris chromosome 1, ASM39365v2, whole genome shotgun sequence:
GTGTCAAAATGAAAAGAATGGCAAAGTTTAAAGGGCCACCTGTGTATTCAGCCCAATATCTATATATAAAAAACTTATGGAAGTCACCAATCCCCAAGTGACATCTAGACCAAGGAGATATGCctagtttcttttcttttccccctttttatgGATTATTATAATTAATTTTCCTATCTGTTTTTTTCTCCTGAACTTTAAAGCAAGTGTCCTAGAACAGATGTCATGTGATGACATGACGTCCTTAGATTTGTGTCGCGTTTATAAAAGTAGCGTACGTATGATACCGACCTTCTcccttattatatatatatatatatatatataatataaagttCAGTTCATGTGTTAATACCACTTGTTTTTCGTCTGCTGCAATTTTTTCTTTCTCCGCAATCTCTAGTGTTGGATCCTACAGGTAAGCTGTTTCTCCCTTTCTCCCCGATCAAAATTATTAGAAAATTAAATCCATATAAAATTTCACCGGTTCTCTATTTATGTTTTATAGCAACGACTGTTTTTTCTTCTAAAAAGAATTTTGGATTTGGTAGTTCTTGAAGAGACTTTAGGATTTTTCTTGGTTTTCTGCTGTTGGTCTGTTAATTTCTTTTTTTACACTTGCGATAATATCCATGTATTTATAGAATCCGTTAAAAATACTTATTAACAAAATTTGTATCAGTAGCGAAATTGTTTGAAGTTCTTGATTGTTCTCTCGACCCTTTTAACTGACGTTATTTGCTTTACTTTTACATGCATAGACTTGAGAAAAAAGGAACATGATGAGTATCTGGCAGGACAAAAGTCATTTTttgtggaaaatattttccaaaaaaaatgcTTTCTTGATAATTGATCCGtgaatattttttggaaaaatatatTAGAGAtctgtaataatatttttttgatCAGATAAAGATAAGTAATAATATTAACAAACCGGGCATTGTTTTGATGAAATATCGAGCATTACAAATTGATAATAATGTGCAAGTGTTAATTGGAGCAAGTGATATGAATTAAAAGTTAGGATAAGTTTCAGAAAATGATGTCCAGAAGTTATTTTCTCCCTTTATGATAGAATAGATAACCTAACCCCAGAAATGACTTTCCGTATGACACGATAACACCAGAAATGACTTTCGTCATTCTAAACGCAGTGAAAAGCAAAAGACCGCCTTTTGATATTTTCTCTTCATATATCTGGTGTTTGCTGTGATTACTATTGCTGACAAGCATAATCTTTTAGATTGATCATTTGTGATATTTGCTACTCTGATGCTTGTCATATAACTTCGTTCTGTAATTTTAAGATGCTTTGAAGAGCATTATGTGATTTTGGTAGTTGTAACATTATTCTTTATGTAGGAGCTCTTCTTCGTAGGAAAAGATACTGTAATAGTTCCATATCGTCTTGTGTATATTTGCAATGTTACTTTACTTTGTTTTTCCCTTCTTTAGTTGACCATTCCTTATGGCCTTTCACTGATGAGCTTTAGTCAACTCTGATTATTCCACCCCCTTTCCCCACCACCTAAAGAATCAACAAAAATTCTTCGTTGCATTCCAATTGTTCACTTATTACCACTTCCAATGTTTGAACAAGCTGCATTCTTTTGGTTAATGGTTTCAGGCATAATGGGTCGGTTAAGTCGGACTATCTATGTGGGCAATCTTCCTGGTGATATTCGTGAGAGAGAAGTAGAAGATTTGTTTTACAAGGTTAGTTAGATAAGTTACTTGTTTGCTGGAAGGACATATTTTCTGCAATTTGATATGTTATAACTAAGTTATACATTTACCTTCAATTTGTTTCTCCTTTTATGTTGGCTTACTTCTTGTCATTTAGAAGGGCGCCAGCGAGTTCCATGAGAACTTGCGCTCTTGGGTTGATTGAAAGAGGAATAAATTTGTCTAAAAAAGAGGGAAATTTGGGGGTTAAATGCAAGGATTCATTCTTCTAATATGTTTTATATCTGGTGGCATCTTTGTAAGCTGTGCCTAAGTGGATTAGGAAACCTTGTGCATTGTCTATCTTTCTTGGTCTTCTCAGGTCTCTTGCCTTTCATATTAAACTCTTAAAGTGATAAGAGGTGTATAGTCTAACTTCACGCTTagtctttcagttttttttttttctttcagctTTCTAAAAGCCCCTGAAAGTCATCTAATTTGGCACTTTTGGGATCATGCTCTTTTGCTTAATGAAACATCTGGCCGCTTTACAATATACATGAATTTTTTTCTGAGGAAAGATGActtattttcaatttttaataTAGATTCTTTCTGTTGCTATATTTGTCAATTACATAATTCCTTTTGGTTCATTCTGAAGATGGTTGACTAAAGGTCATTAAAATTTATGGGTTTTTTTATTACGTGTTGGCTAACCTTTTTGGTGTTTGGACCAGTTTATTTGTCAATTCTCCCCTCTCTTTTTTTAGTTACCTATGCCAAATTGCTAATCTTGTGAATTTCCTGCAGTATGGGCATATCGTGGAAATTGAGTTGAAAGTTCCTCCTAGACCACCTGGTTATGCATTTGTAGAGGTGAGTTCTTTGTTAGGAATTGAATCATTGAGATGTTAGTTATTCCCTTATTGTATTGGCGAATAGCTCAATTTTCTGCATATGTTTCTTCATGCTACATCAGGTTTGATAGATCTCATTGTTGTCATTCTTTTGTACGTTCCAGTTTGAAGATTCTCGTGATGCTGATGATGCCATCCGTGGGCGCGATGGCTATGACTTTGATGGACATCGATTACGAGTTAgttgtccccccccccccccccatctttTTGGTGATGTGTGGTATTTTTTTGAAGTCAGATTATGTTCACCACTGTTGTTGTTTATTATGATTTATGTAGGTTGAACTTGCTCACGGTGGGAAAGGATCATCATCATATGATCGCCACAGCAGTTATAGTAGTGGGAGTCGTGGTGGAGTTTCTAGGCGCTCAGACCATCGCGGTTAGCCTGATTTTAGTTGTGTTATCATAATTCCTTGCGTCCTCGACATTAAGCTATTTCATatagttattattatttcatgCTAAAATAAAAACTTTGCAGTTCTGATCTCTGGACTACCATCTTCTGCTTCATGGCAAAACTTGAAGGTTAGCATGTGTTAAGTTATCTTGTTATGATCAGTAAAGATTTCGGGAACTTGCGAGAGATTTTGATCAGTGTGGTTTCTTTTACTTGGTATTGCTAGGATCACATGCGCCGAGCAGGAGATGTCTGTTTCTCTCAAGTTTTTCGAGGCCGTGACGGTTAGTTAGGTTATTGAGGCAGTTTTTATAGTTGCATTTGTTCAATTCTTAATGATTTTCATTAATGGACATATCTTCCCAGGAGGGGAATGTACATTGGTTTCTAAGTCATACTAGTATTTTACACATTTTGCTGG
Proteins encoded in this window:
- the LOC104222106 gene encoding serine/arginine-rich splicing factor SR30 isoform X4; this translates as MGRLSRTIYVGNLPGDIREREVEDLFYKYGHIVEIELKVPPRPPGYAFVEFEDSRDADDAIRGRDGYDFDGHRLRVELAHGGKGSSSYDRHSSYSSGSRGGVSRRSDHRVLISGLPSSASWQNLKDHMRRAGDVCFSQVFRGRDGMRGIVDYTNYEDMKYAIRKLDDSLFRNQFSRAYIRVEEYDKRRSYSRSPSPYYSRGRVYSRSRSPRRSYSSQSRRGKYSRRSASVSRSRSFSPARSVSRSQSRSRSPLSPPHRRRHARSPSRSRSRSFSYSRSSGISD
- the LOC104222106 gene encoding serine/arginine-rich splicing factor SR30 isoform X5 — its product is MGRLSRTIYVGNLPGDIREREVEDLFYKYGHIVEIELKVPPRPPGYAFVEFEDSRDADDAIRGRDGYDFDGHRLRVELAHGGKGSSSYDRHSSYSSGSRGGVSRRSDHRVLISGLPSSASWQNLKDHMRRAGDVCFSQVFRGRDGMRGIVDYTNYEDMKYAIRKLDDSLFRNQFSRAYIRVEEYDKRRSYSRSPSPYYSRGRVYSRSRSPRRSYSSQSRSVSPRGKYSRRSASVSRSRSFSPARSVSRSCISWRSGDCFLGR
- the LOC104222106 gene encoding serine/arginine-rich-splicing factor SR34 isoform X6 codes for the protein MGRLSRTIYVGNLPGDIREREVEDLFYKYGHIVEIELKVPPRPPGYAFVEFEDSRDADDAIRGRDGYDFDGHRLRVELAHGGKGSSSYDRHSSYSSGSRGGVSRRSDHRVLISGLPSSASWQNLKDHMRRAGDVCFSQVFRGRDGMRGIVDYTNYEDMKYAIRKLDDSLFRNQFSRAYIRVEEYDKRRSYSRSPSPYYSRGRVYSRSRSPRRSYSSQSRRGKYSRRSASVSRSRSFSPARSVSRSCISWRSGDCFLGR
- the LOC104222106 gene encoding serine/arginine-rich splicing factor SR30 isoform X3; translated protein: MGRLSRTIYVGNLPGDIREREVEDLFYKYGHIVEIELKVPPRPPGYAFVEFEDSRDADDAIRGRDGYDFDGHRLRVELAHGGKGSSSYDRHSSYSSGSRGGVSRRSDHRVLISGLPSSASWQNLKDHMRRAGDVCFSQVFRGRDGMRGIVDYTNYEDMKYAIRKLDDSLFRNQFSRAYIRVEEYDKRRSYSRSPSPYYSRGRVYSRSRSPRRSYSSQSRSVSPRGKYSRRSASVSRSRSFSPARSVSRSQSRSRSPLSPPHRRRHARSPSRSRSRSFSYSRSSGISD